Proteins from a single region of Salinibacter grassmerensis:
- a CDS encoding undecaprenyl-diphosphate phosphatase — MTWWEALLLGLIQGLTEFIPVSSSGHLVLGQYLLGLDKEAADVTFEVFVHFGTVLSILTVYWEDVAELLKEAWAGLRAPWAAPARFAENDTFRLGVFILVTLVPTGVAYVLFREPLEQMFNSPLLTSAMLLVTGLLLLLTRIGPRPEGDLSGLKAVVVGVAQSFAMIPGISRSGATICVALYQNVAPERAANFSFLMLLPVVMGATILKGLELAEQGLGTAGGPLLLGTVAAYGSGIGAIYVVLDVVRRGNLQYFAYYCFLVGGLGVWLL, encoded by the coding sequence ATGACCTGGTGGGAAGCGTTGCTCCTCGGCCTCATTCAGGGCCTGACCGAATTTATTCCCGTTTCCTCCTCCGGCCACCTCGTGCTGGGGCAGTACCTGTTGGGGCTCGACAAAGAAGCGGCCGACGTAACGTTCGAGGTCTTTGTGCACTTCGGCACCGTGCTCAGTATCCTCACCGTGTACTGGGAAGACGTAGCGGAGCTGCTGAAGGAGGCCTGGGCCGGACTCCGGGCGCCGTGGGCCGCCCCTGCGCGCTTCGCGGAGAACGATACCTTCCGGCTCGGGGTCTTCATCCTCGTCACGCTCGTGCCCACCGGCGTAGCGTACGTGCTCTTTCGGGAGCCGCTGGAGCAGATGTTCAACAGTCCACTCCTCACGAGTGCGATGCTGCTGGTAACGGGCCTCCTTCTGCTCCTCACGCGAATCGGCCCGCGCCCGGAGGGGGACCTGAGCGGGCTCAAGGCGGTCGTCGTGGGGGTGGCGCAGTCATTCGCCATGATCCCGGGCATTTCGCGGTCGGGCGCCACGATCTGCGTCGCGCTCTACCAGAACGTGGCGCCGGAGCGGGCGGCGAACTTTTCGTTTCTGATGCTGCTTCCGGTGGTGATGGGGGCGACGATTCTGAAGGGGCTGGAGCTTGCAGAACAGGGCCTTGGAACGGCGGGCGGGCCGCTGCTGCTGGGCACCGTGGCGGCGTACGGCTCGGGCATCGGGGCCATCTACGTGGTGCTCGACGTGGTGCGGCGGGGAAATCTGCAGTACTTCGCGTACTACTGCTTCCTCGTCGGGGGGCTTGGGGTGTGGCTGTTGTAG
- a CDS encoding EcsC family protein — MRLTDEEKAVRREIEDWQHADASVASQAMDWAMRPVDWAVEQVVPAEQMDQVADRIEQFLSTLSDASEWTHASDDILAAAEDRGLPAESVQDLRNRPVADLDALARSRFRQNTLLAALEGGGTGLAGAAFVAADIPLLFTINLRLIQQIAASYGFSLEGPMFRPLVLSIFNVAASGGREARNEALREVSVAAAAFADDLDYAGRVSGTFRDQNRHVPREIAKTLLERKLGQTVPLAGAAVGAGVNYWFTTQTAESAFMCTRALYLDWKERR, encoded by the coding sequence ATGCGACTCACCGACGAGGAAAAAGCCGTTCGACGCGAGATTGAGGACTGGCAGCACGCGGACGCCTCCGTGGCGTCGCAGGCCATGGACTGGGCCATGCGGCCGGTAGACTGGGCCGTGGAGCAGGTCGTGCCGGCCGAGCAGATGGATCAGGTCGCCGACCGGATCGAGCAGTTTCTCTCTACCCTCAGTGACGCGTCGGAGTGGACACACGCGTCGGACGACATTTTGGCCGCCGCGGAGGACCGCGGCCTCCCCGCCGAGTCCGTCCAGGACCTGCGCAACCGGCCCGTCGCGGATCTCGACGCGCTGGCCCGCAGCCGCTTCCGGCAGAACACCCTCCTCGCCGCACTGGAGGGGGGCGGGACGGGGCTCGCCGGAGCGGCCTTCGTCGCCGCCGACATCCCGCTTCTCTTCACCATCAACCTGCGCCTGATCCAACAAATTGCGGCCAGCTACGGCTTCTCGCTGGAGGGGCCGATGTTTCGGCCGCTCGTGCTCTCGATCTTCAACGTGGCGGCGTCCGGGGGGCGCGAGGCGCGCAACGAGGCGCTGCGCGAGGTGAGCGTGGCCGCGGCTGCGTTCGCCGACGACCTCGACTACGCGGGGCGCGTGTCCGGCACCTTCCGCGACCAGAACCGCCACGTGCCGCGCGAGATTGCGAAGACGCTCCTGGAGCGCAAGCTGGGACAGACGGTTCCACTGGCCGGGGCCGCCGTGGGCGCGGGCGTCAACTACTGGTTCACGACGCAGACCGCCGAGTCGGCCTTCATGTGCACCCGGGCGCTGTACCTGGACTGGAAGGAGCGGCGTTGA
- a CDS encoding CDP-alcohol phosphatidyltransferase family protein: MGSTDLSDLKDRSERIRLGRKVRAYFVHLFTASGVAFAFLAMREVVRVDLDPRWVFAWLTLAVFIDAADGPLARLWDVKLYASRILGKTIDLIVDYLTFTFIPLVLVWRMDWLPGWDGLWVTLAMVASLLGFANTAAKQSQEGFFLGFPSYWNVVAYYVGLLAVEYGGVGSYMSLGSVLTLTVLTLVPVRFVYPNAAPKPWRAIVTVGGVAWLGLLLALLPTFPGLPAWGGDWVLWASFVYPVFYFGLSGWLDWTSRQS; the protein is encoded by the coding sequence ATGGGATCCACTGACTTGAGCGATCTGAAGGACCGGTCCGAACGGATCCGGTTGGGCCGCAAGGTGCGCGCCTACTTCGTGCACCTGTTTACGGCCTCCGGGGTGGCGTTCGCGTTTCTGGCAATGCGGGAGGTCGTGCGGGTCGACCTGGATCCGCGGTGGGTCTTCGCCTGGCTGACCCTGGCCGTCTTCATCGACGCGGCGGACGGGCCCCTGGCACGGCTCTGGGACGTGAAGCTCTACGCCTCCCGCATTCTGGGCAAGACCATCGACCTGATCGTCGACTACCTGACGTTCACGTTCATTCCCCTCGTGCTCGTGTGGCGGATGGACTGGCTCCCGGGGTGGGACGGCCTCTGGGTCACGCTCGCGATGGTGGCCAGCCTCCTGGGGTTTGCCAACACCGCAGCGAAGCAGAGTCAGGAGGGCTTCTTTCTCGGCTTCCCGTCGTACTGGAACGTGGTGGCGTACTACGTGGGCCTGCTCGCCGTCGAGTACGGGGGCGTTGGGTCCTACATGTCGCTGGGGTCGGTTCTTACCCTGACCGTCTTGACGCTGGTGCCGGTCCGGTTTGTCTACCCGAACGCCGCCCCGAAGCCATGGCGCGCCATCGTGACGGTGGGGGGCGTTGCGTGGCTCGGGCTGCTGCTGGCGCTGCTGCCCACCTTTCCCGGGCTGCCGGCGTGGGGCGGCGACTGGGTCCTCTGGGCGTCGTTCGTGTACCCCGTGTTCTACTTCGGCCTCTCCGGCTGGCTGGACTGGACGAGCCGGCAGTCGTAG
- a CDS encoding metallophosphoesterase family protein has product MDLLLFSDVHSDRDACQRLVDRAPKVDVVVGAGDFCVARRNLQAPIETLSAIDTPTVLVPGNAETEDELEARVDAVGWDAAHVLHGGGTTIDGTPFFGLGGGVPVTPFGPWSYDLTEAEARALLSDCPEGAVLVSHSPPKGAVDRDSTGQSLGSAAVREAIEAHAPRLTVCGHIHGSWGNTATIGPTRVVNAGPDGLAWNLSGAEEA; this is encoded by the coding sequence ATGGACCTCCTTCTCTTCAGCGATGTGCACAGCGACCGCGACGCCTGCCAGCGCCTCGTCGACCGCGCCCCGAAGGTGGACGTGGTGGTCGGCGCCGGCGACTTTTGCGTGGCCCGCCGCAACCTGCAGGCGCCCATCGAGACGCTCTCCGCCATCGACACGCCCACGGTCCTCGTGCCGGGCAACGCCGAGACGGAGGACGAACTGGAGGCCCGGGTCGACGCCGTCGGCTGGGACGCCGCGCACGTGCTGCACGGCGGCGGCACGACGATCGACGGCACCCCGTTTTTCGGCCTGGGCGGCGGCGTGCCCGTGACCCCGTTCGGCCCGTGGAGCTACGACCTGACCGAAGCGGAGGCGCGAGCCCTGCTGTCGGACTGTCCAGAGGGAGCTGTGCTCGTGTCGCACTCTCCGCCGAAGGGCGCGGTGGACCGTGACTCGACGGGCCAATCGCTCGGCAGCGCTGCGGTCCGCGAGGCCATTGAGGCCCACGCGCCACGGCTCACCGTCTGCGGCCACATCCACGGCAGTTGGGGAAATACCGCCACCATCGGGCCCACCCGGGTCGTCAACGCCGGCCCCGACGGACTCGCTTGGAACCTTTCTGGGGCGGAGGAGGCGTAG
- the der gene encoding ribosome biogenesis GTPase Der: MLAAIVGRPNVGKSTLFNRLTGSRQAIVKDTPGVTRDRVYGEAEWEGHTVPLVDTGGYVPRSDDPYERAIREQAEIALEDADVILFVVDVMTGITEMDKEIANVLRPAETPVMVVANKADNEEREWAASEFYQLGLGEVFPVSSTNKRGVDDMMAALVETVPGTETEEMENRVRVSLVGKPNAGKSSLVNATLGFDRAIVTEKPGTTRDTVQSVVQYEGRDLMLVDTAGMKKRSKTDGVEFYATVRSERAIRAGDVCVLVLDATEELHNQDLSVLSQVNEHKKGMVVAVTKWDLVPKDDGTMDQYTKYLQQYLGTLDHVPIVYVSAVTKQRVYELLDKALAVAEEREKRVQTSDLNDVVQAALDEKPPPTTSSGAFVNITYATQVRTAPPVFVFFANHPEGIRTSYERYLEGKLRDALGFEGVPLTLVFKEK, from the coding sequence GTGCTAGCAGCCATCGTCGGACGGCCAAACGTCGGCAAGTCCACCCTTTTCAACCGCCTCACCGGCTCGCGCCAGGCCATCGTGAAGGACACGCCCGGCGTCACGCGCGACCGCGTCTACGGCGAGGCCGAGTGGGAGGGGCACACCGTTCCCCTCGTCGATACCGGGGGCTACGTTCCCCGCTCGGACGACCCCTACGAGCGGGCGATCCGCGAGCAGGCCGAGATTGCGCTCGAGGACGCCGACGTGATCCTCTTCGTGGTGGACGTGATGACCGGAATTACGGAGATGGACAAGGAGATTGCGAATGTGCTCCGTCCCGCCGAGACGCCCGTGATGGTCGTTGCCAACAAGGCCGACAACGAGGAGCGTGAGTGGGCGGCGAGTGAGTTCTATCAGCTGGGCCTCGGCGAGGTCTTCCCCGTGAGCAGCACCAACAAGCGGGGCGTCGACGACATGATGGCGGCCCTGGTGGAGACGGTGCCGGGCACCGAAACAGAGGAGATGGAGAATCGCGTCCGCGTCTCGCTCGTGGGGAAGCCGAATGCGGGCAAGTCGTCCCTCGTCAACGCCACCCTGGGGTTTGACCGCGCCATCGTCACCGAGAAGCCCGGCACCACCCGCGACACGGTCCAGTCCGTTGTGCAGTACGAGGGGCGCGACCTAATGCTCGTGGACACCGCCGGCATGAAAAAGCGCTCCAAGACCGACGGGGTCGAGTTCTACGCCACCGTCCGCAGCGAGCGGGCCATCCGGGCGGGCGACGTGTGCGTGCTCGTCCTCGACGCCACCGAGGAGCTGCACAACCAAGACCTCAGCGTGCTCTCGCAGGTCAACGAGCACAAGAAGGGCATGGTGGTGGCCGTTACCAAGTGGGACCTCGTGCCGAAGGACGACGGCACGATGGACCAGTACACGAAGTATCTGCAGCAGTACCTGGGCACGCTCGACCACGTGCCCATCGTGTATGTGTCGGCCGTCACCAAGCAGCGGGTGTACGAGCTGCTCGACAAAGCCCTGGCGGTGGCGGAGGAGCGGGAGAAGCGCGTACAGACGAGTGACCTGAACGACGTGGTCCAGGCAGCCCTCGACGAAAAGCCCCCTCCCACCACCAGCAGTGGGGCATTTGTCAACATCACCTACGCCACGCAGGTGCGCACGGCCCCACCCGTCTTCGTCTTTTTCGCCAATCACCCGGAGGGCATCCGCACCTCCTACGAGCGGTACCTGGAGGGGAAGCTGCGGGACGCGCTCGGGTTTGAAGGCGTGCCGCTGACGCTGGTCTTCAAGGAGAAGTGA
- a CDS encoding zinc ribbon domain-containing protein, with product MTHDDWTCPKCDSDTFDTAELRASGGGLSSMLDVENQRFTTVTCTQCKYTELYATDAGSIQQVLDFLTT from the coding sequence ATGACCCACGACGACTGGACCTGCCCCAAATGCGACAGCGACACCTTCGACACCGCCGAACTCCGCGCGTCCGGGGGCGGCCTTTCCTCAATGCTCGACGTTGAAAATCAACGGTTCACGACCGTCACCTGTACCCAGTGCAAGTACACCGAGCTCTACGCCACCGACGCGGGGTCGATCCAGCAGGTCCTCGACTTCCTGACGACCTGA
- a CDS encoding heavy metal translocating P-type ATPase, whose product MPRCTYCDAPTDAPVTGDDVDGVFCCSGCLEAHRVADHDEHDACCHHGDGHGHAGHAPNGPAAETETAFLHVRGMHCTSCEDFIETVAASTDGIHEAEASYASDMAKVAYDPSRHRESDLPALLSQAGYEAHLTAPDEEAADQNTAARLIFGGFFGMMVMAVYIVLLYPVHLGGEGLVDLSAEGGTYVLANVWAFTTFVLLVTGWPTLRGAAVSLRVLQPNMDLLVGLAAVSAYLYSGGAVLMGQTDVYFDVTVVIIMAVSLGHYYEDQVKRRATDLLSTLTREQVDEARRVADGGTETVAVDDLTPGDRVQVRAGERVPVDGTVVEGRAAVDESLVTGESLPVTRTEGDDVIGGAVVTNNALTIEVGEAAESTLDRLVNLMWNIQSSQPGAQRVADRIAAVFVPLVLVLAAVAFGWQWASGASATTALLTGLSVLIVSCPCALGLATPLAVASGLRTALERGIVIRDVSLFETAPDVDTLAVDKTGTLTTGAMQVVDAAADAATWRRARAVEQHAAHPVARAIVEDEEAAPTGDGAPATATDVRSYPRGVEGRVNDDRVRVGHPEWLRTEGLRMDDTLAERAAAAQENAQVPVAVGWDGAVQGLIVVGDTLRDEGLAVMDALRGDEREVVVLTGDSAAAARPLRAHDAIDRVIAEVQPAEKSDLVRGLRDAGTVAMIGDGSNDAPALAEADVGIAFGPTALAADSADVVILRGDLTHIPAVFSLARAARRRIRQNLAWAFLYNAVAIPLALVGLINPLFAALAMAASSLGVVGNSARRLKTDA is encoded by the coding sequence ATGCCCCGCTGCACCTACTGCGATGCGCCCACCGACGCCCCCGTCACGGGCGACGACGTGGACGGCGTGTTCTGCTGCTCCGGCTGTCTGGAGGCCCACCGCGTCGCCGACCATGACGAGCACGACGCGTGCTGCCACCACGGCGACGGGCACGGCCACGCGGGGCACGCCCCCAACGGGCCCGCCGCCGAGACCGAGACGGCCTTCCTGCACGTCCGCGGGATGCACTGCACCAGCTGCGAGGACTTCATCGAGACGGTTGCCGCGTCGACGGACGGCATCCACGAGGCGGAGGCGAGCTACGCCTCCGACATGGCAAAGGTCGCGTACGACCCGTCCCGGCACCGTGAGTCCGACCTCCCGGCCCTCCTCAGCCAGGCCGGCTACGAGGCCCACCTGACGGCGCCCGACGAGGAGGCCGCCGACCAGAACACCGCCGCACGCCTCATCTTCGGCGGCTTCTTCGGGATGATGGTGATGGCCGTGTACATCGTCCTTCTCTACCCTGTCCACCTGGGCGGGGAGGGGCTCGTGGACCTCAGCGCGGAGGGCGGCACCTACGTCCTGGCAAACGTGTGGGCCTTCACCACCTTCGTTCTTCTCGTCACCGGCTGGCCCACCCTGCGGGGCGCGGCGGTGAGCCTGCGCGTACTTCAGCCCAACATGGACCTGCTCGTGGGCCTGGCCGCCGTGAGCGCCTACCTCTACAGCGGCGGGGCCGTGCTCATGGGACAGACGGACGTCTACTTCGACGTAACGGTCGTCATCATCATGGCCGTGTCGCTGGGGCACTACTACGAGGACCAGGTCAAGCGCCGCGCCACCGACCTGCTGAGCACGCTCACCCGCGAGCAGGTGGACGAGGCCCGGCGGGTCGCCGACGGCGGAACGGAGACGGTCGCCGTCGACGACCTGACGCCGGGCGATCGGGTGCAGGTGCGGGCCGGGGAGCGCGTCCCCGTGGACGGAACGGTGGTGGAGGGCCGCGCCGCGGTCGACGAGTCGCTGGTCACCGGCGAGTCCCTCCCCGTGACCCGCACCGAGGGCGACGACGTGATTGGCGGCGCCGTGGTCACCAACAACGCCCTCACGATCGAGGTGGGGGAGGCCGCCGAGAGCACGCTCGACCGCCTCGTCAACCTCATGTGGAACATCCAGTCGAGCCAGCCCGGGGCCCAGCGCGTGGCCGACCGCATCGCGGCGGTGTTCGTGCCGCTCGTGCTGGTCCTGGCGGCCGTCGCGTTCGGCTGGCAGTGGGCCAGCGGCGCGTCCGCCACGACGGCCCTGCTCACGGGACTGTCCGTCCTCATCGTCTCGTGCCCCTGCGCGCTCGGCCTCGCCACGCCTCTGGCCGTGGCCTCGGGGCTGCGCACGGCCCTGGAGCGCGGCATCGTCATCCGAGACGTGTCGCTCTTCGAGACGGCACCGGACGTCGACACGCTGGCGGTGGACAAGACCGGCACCCTCACCACCGGGGCCATGCAGGTGGTAGACGCCGCGGCCGACGCGGCGACGTGGCGACGGGCCCGCGCGGTGGAGCAGCACGCTGCCCACCCGGTGGCCCGCGCCATCGTCGAAGACGAAGAGGCAGCCCCCACCGGCGACGGGGCGCCCGCCACGGCCACCGACGTGCGCAGCTACCCCCGGGGTGTGGAGGGCCGGGTGAACGACGATCGGGTGCGGGTGGGCCACCCCGAGTGGCTCCGGACGGAGGGCCTGCGCATGGACGACACCCTGGCCGAGCGGGCCGCGGCCGCGCAGGAAAACGCCCAGGTGCCCGTCGCCGTGGGGTGGGACGGCGCGGTGCAGGGCCTCATCGTGGTGGGCGACACCCTGCGGGACGAGGGCCTCGCCGTGATGGACGCGCTCCGGGGCGACGAGCGCGAGGTCGTCGTACTCACCGGCGACAGCGCCGCGGCGGCCCGCCCGCTCCGCGCGCACGACGCCATCGACCGCGTGATCGCTGAGGTGCAGCCCGCCGAGAAGTCCGACCTTGTCCGCGGGCTGCGCGACGCCGGGACCGTCGCCATGATCGGGGACGGCAGCAACGACGCCCCCGCCCTCGCCGAGGCCGACGTGGGTATCGCCTTCGGCCCCACCGCCCTGGCCGCCGACTCCGCCGACGTGGTGATCCTGCGCGGCGACCTGACCCACATTCCAGCGGTGTTTTCCCTGGCCCGGGCCGCACGACGCCGCATTCGCCAGAACCTGGCCTGGGCCTTCCTCTACAACGCCGTGGCCATTCCGCTGGCCCTGGTCGGCCTCATCAACCCCCTCTTCGCCGCCCTCGCCATGGCCGCCAGTAGCCTCGGCGTCGTCGGCAACTCGGCCCGCCGGCTCAAGACCGACGCGTAG
- a CDS encoding chemotaxis protein CheB, translating into MPAPTAVTKKSTGSVVGIGASAGGVEALRRFFRHLPDDTGMAFVVVLHLSPDHESNLTEILQHETDLSVQEAVDECPLQPDHVYVIPPQHEMRVEGTTLRLSERSPNHRPNAIDVLLGSLAEEYQDEAIGVVLSGTGADGTLGLRSVKTHGGIAMVQEPADADHEEMPRNALDAGVIDLVAPADELANRLSIYRQNARVIQLPESEEDLPSDEQTILQKIFVELQARTGHDFSHYKRSSVLRRLERRLQVTDVETLNAYLQVLHDQPGEAQALYEELLISVTRFFRTPDAFEALEETVIPSLFDEKSPDEEVRAWVAGCATGEEAYSLAMLLQEHAHALDRPPELQVFATDVDPEGLDTARMGIYPPTIETDVSEERLGRFFRREDDQYRITPLLRNSVVFAEHDVTQDPPFSNLDLVCCRNLLIYLDQQMQERVFRLFHYALNDDGILFLGPSEATGPAQSLFSADGETKSILRRTTGSADNRPIPLFPSSETAMEPRPRPASPVTKGQDLAGLHQRLLKKQVASVIVDENYEIVHLTEQAGAFLQHESGTPTHNLLDKAVPSLRMELRDALHQAFRKGKTTERTLSVSGPAGVSGSVHVRVSPVDDPDVDRPFAQVRFVETDELLPAVPENEVDQEPEAGPTTRERDLGQELEDTKEQLRIMNEKYETVTEEMETANEELMSMNEELQAKNEELQTSEEQLKSVNEELATTNQQLNVKVEALDRANNDLQNLMEATEVATLFLDQNLDIQRYTPPITDIYGLRGSDMGRPITDFTPKIKYDSLVEDAERVLSDHTPIEREVQNEEGRVWYLMRLRPYRSAAENVEGVVVTFVDITAQKRAAEILREERDLVSALIDTAGALIAVLDEDGAIVRFNTACERLTGYDASEAEGEDLRDLLVDPSDRDAVTTRLNALADGTTDRAELEMRWASAEGDPRLVRGSFTALRRESGGVQYFIVSGTDVTRHRELEREVIEISDRERRQIGANLHDVISSGLTNVTMRVDTLIHEMEGEEGTVEAEDLRPVTDKIQEAADQIRALSHTLVPKALRDGHLAGALADLAEEEEDFSNVSCAFVGDPGETHLNDEATAMNLYRIAHEAVANAREHADPTRISIDLGRENADLVLTVRDDGDGWDGAAPEEEGLGLHLMRYRADLIGATLTLTSGDENTVVECRLPLS; encoded by the coding sequence GTGCCTGCCCCTACTGCCGTTACGAAAAAAAGCACCGGTTCCGTTGTCGGAATCGGCGCGTCGGCCGGCGGCGTCGAGGCGCTTCGCCGCTTCTTTCGGCATCTGCCGGACGACACGGGCATGGCCTTCGTGGTCGTACTGCACCTCTCGCCCGACCACGAGAGCAACCTCACTGAGATCCTTCAGCACGAGACGGATCTGTCGGTGCAGGAGGCGGTGGACGAGTGCCCCCTCCAGCCTGATCACGTCTATGTCATTCCGCCCCAGCACGAGATGCGGGTGGAAGGGACGACGCTTCGGCTCTCGGAGCGCTCCCCCAACCATCGCCCCAACGCCATCGACGTCCTGCTGGGCTCCCTGGCGGAGGAATATCAGGACGAGGCCATCGGGGTCGTGCTGTCGGGGACCGGGGCGGACGGCACCCTCGGCCTCCGCTCGGTAAAGACCCACGGGGGCATCGCCATGGTTCAAGAGCCGGCCGATGCCGACCACGAGGAGATGCCGCGCAATGCGCTGGACGCAGGGGTGATCGACCTCGTGGCCCCCGCCGACGAGCTTGCAAACCGCCTGTCGATCTACCGGCAGAATGCCCGCGTCATCCAACTTCCAGAGTCCGAGGAGGACCTCCCCTCCGACGAGCAGACCATCCTCCAGAAGATCTTTGTGGAGCTCCAGGCCCGGACCGGGCACGACTTTAGCCACTACAAACGATCCAGTGTGCTGCGCCGGCTCGAGCGGCGGCTCCAGGTTACCGACGTGGAGACCCTGAACGCCTATCTCCAGGTCCTCCACGATCAGCCCGGGGAGGCCCAGGCCCTCTACGAGGAACTGCTCATCAGTGTCACGCGGTTTTTCCGGACGCCGGACGCCTTCGAGGCGTTGGAGGAGACCGTCATTCCGTCCCTGTTCGATGAAAAGTCCCCCGATGAAGAGGTTCGCGCGTGGGTGGCAGGGTGTGCAACAGGGGAGGAGGCCTACTCGCTCGCCATGTTGTTGCAGGAGCATGCCCATGCCCTGGACCGACCGCCCGAGCTCCAGGTGTTCGCGACCGACGTCGATCCTGAAGGCCTCGACACGGCCCGGATGGGCATTTACCCCCCGACCATTGAGACGGACGTTTCCGAGGAGCGCCTCGGCCGGTTCTTTCGACGCGAGGACGACCAGTACCGCATAACCCCGTTGCTGCGCAACTCGGTGGTCTTCGCCGAGCATGATGTAACCCAAGATCCCCCCTTCTCGAACCTGGATCTGGTGTGCTGCCGAAACCTGCTCATCTACCTTGACCAGCAGATGCAGGAGCGCGTGTTCCGGCTCTTCCACTACGCCTTGAACGACGATGGCATTCTGTTCCTTGGGCCGTCGGAGGCGACCGGGCCCGCACAGTCGCTCTTCTCGGCGGACGGCGAGACGAAAAGCATTCTGAGAAGGACGACCGGGTCCGCCGACAACCGCCCTATTCCCCTCTTCCCGTCGTCGGAGACTGCGATGGAGCCACGTCCACGGCCCGCGTCTCCTGTGACTAAGGGGCAAGACCTGGCGGGTCTCCATCAGCGCCTGCTGAAGAAACAGGTGGCGAGCGTCATCGTCGACGAGAACTACGAAATCGTCCATCTCACAGAACAGGCCGGGGCATTTCTGCAGCACGAGAGCGGAACGCCCACCCATAACCTCCTGGACAAGGCAGTGCCGTCGCTGCGGATGGAATTGCGCGACGCCCTGCACCAGGCGTTCCGGAAGGGCAAGACGACCGAGCGGACCCTCTCCGTGTCCGGTCCGGCCGGTGTGTCGGGGTCCGTGCACGTCCGTGTCAGCCCCGTCGACGATCCCGATGTGGACCGACCCTTCGCTCAGGTGCGCTTCGTAGAGACCGACGAGCTCCTTCCGGCCGTCCCGGAGAACGAAGTAGATCAGGAGCCCGAGGCCGGGCCGACGACGCGGGAGCGAGACCTCGGGCAGGAACTGGAGGACACGAAGGAGCAGCTCCGCATCATGAATGAAAAGTATGAGACGGTTACCGAGGAGATGGAGACGGCCAACGAGGAGCTCATGTCGATGAACGAGGAGCTGCAGGCCAAAAACGAAGAACTGCAGACCAGCGAGGAGCAGCTAAAATCCGTCAATGAGGAACTGGCGACCACCAATCAGCAGCTCAACGTCAAAGTGGAGGCGCTGGACCGGGCCAACAATGACCTCCAGAACTTGATGGAGGCGACGGAGGTCGCAACCCTGTTCCTGGACCAAAACCTGGACATCCAGCGCTATACCCCACCGATCACGGACATCTACGGCCTTCGGGGCTCCGACATGGGGCGCCCCATCACCGACTTCACGCCGAAGATTAAATACGACTCCCTCGTGGAAGACGCCGAGCGGGTGCTGAGCGACCACACCCCGATCGAGCGCGAGGTGCAGAACGAGGAGGGCCGAGTGTGGTACCTGATGCGCCTCCGGCCATACCGAAGCGCGGCGGAGAACGTGGAGGGGGTAGTAGTGACCTTCGTGGACATTACGGCGCAGAAACGCGCCGCGGAGATCCTCCGAGAAGAGCGTGATCTCGTGTCCGCCCTAATTGACACCGCCGGTGCCCTGATCGCGGTACTGGATGAGGACGGAGCGATCGTGCGCTTCAACACGGCCTGCGAGCGCCTTACCGGCTATGACGCCTCGGAGGCGGAGGGGGAGGACCTCCGCGACCTGCTCGTGGATCCCAGCGACCGGGACGCCGTCACGACCCGGCTTAACGCCCTCGCCGACGGGACGACCGACCGGGCCGAGCTGGAGATGCGATGGGCATCGGCGGAGGGCGATCCACGCCTCGTCAGAGGGTCGTTCACGGCTCTCCGAAGAGAGTCCGGGGGCGTGCAGTACTTCATCGTGAGCGGCACCGATGTCACCAGACACCGCGAACTGGAGCGCGAGGTGATCGAGATCAGCGATCGGGAGCGCCGCCAAATCGGGGCAAACCTGCACGACGTGATCAGCTCCGGGCTGACCAACGTGACGATGCGCGTGGACACCCTGATTCACGAGATGGAGGGGGAAGAGGGCACGGTAGAGGCGGAAGATCTCCGACCTGTCACGGACAAGATCCAGGAGGCCGCCGACCAGATTCGGGCTCTCTCCCACACCCTCGTCCCGAAGGCGCTTCGGGACGGCCACCTGGCCGGCGCCCTCGCCGACCTGGCGGAAGAGGAGGAAGACTTCTCGAACGTCTCGTGTGCCTTCGTGGGGGACCCCGGCGAGACGCACCTAAACGACGAAGCCACCGCGATGAACCTGTACCGAATCGCCCACGAGGCGGTGGCCAATGCCCGCGAGCACGCCGACCCGACCCGCATTTCGATCGATCTGGGCCGGGAGAACGCAGACCTTGTCCTTACGGTCCGCGACGACGGGGACGGGTGGGACGGAGCGGCCCCGGAGGAGGAGGGACTCGGCCTGCACCTGATGCGCTACCGAGCCGACCTCATCGGGGCTACGCTCACCCTCACGAGCGGCGACGAGAATACGGTGGTGGAGTGCCGCCTGCCGCTTTCGTAG